GGAGCGGAATACTATATGACAACAGTTAGCGAAAAGAACATTATCATTATGACAAGTTTTGACGGAAGTAAAAAAGTATATGTAGAAGGAACACGCCCAGATATTTTAGTACCGATGCGTGAAATTCAGCTAAGCCCAACAACGGGTAGTTTTGGAGAAGAGGATAATGCACCAGTGCGTGTTTATGATACGAGCGGTCCTTATACGGACCCAACTTACAAAGTGGATATTACAAAAGGTTTACCTGCATTGCGTAGTGCGTGGATAAAAGAACGTGGAGATGTAGAGGAGTACGAAGGGCGGACGATTAAACCAGAGGATAATGGCTTCCGCAAAGCAGACGACCCTCGTATGAAGGAAAACGTTTTTCCGGAGCTTTCCCGAAAACCATTACGTGCAAAAAAAGGTCGCAACGTGACACAACTGCATTATGCAAGACAAGGGATTATTACCCCGGAAATGGAATTTGTAGCGATTCGTGAACATGTTGAACCAGAATTTGTACGTGCAGAAATTGCTGCAGGACGTGCCATTATGCCATCCAATATTAATCATCCAGAAGCAGAGCCGATGATTATTGGCCGAAACTTTCATGTCAAAATTAATGCCAATATTGGTAATTCGGCTGTTTCTTCCTCTATAGCAGAGGAAGTTGAAAAAATGACATGGGCTACACGATGGGGCGCAGATAATATAATGGATCTATCTACTGGCAAGCATATTCATACAACCCGCGAATGGATTATTCGTAATGCGGCTGTACCTGTAGGAACTGTGCCGATTTATCAGGCACTTGAAAAGGTCAATGGTGTAGCGGAGGATTTAACATGGGAAGTGTATCGTGATACGTTGATCGAGCAAGCGGAACAAGGGGTGGATTACTTTACGATTCATGCAGGCGTGTTGCTTCGTTATGTACCACTCACAGCTAATCGCGTAACGGGCATTGTGTCGCGTGGTGGTTCGATTATGGCGCAATGGTGTCTGTTCCATCACCAAGA
This DNA window, taken from Lysinibacillus sp. FSL M8-0337, encodes the following:
- the thiC gene encoding phosphomethylpyrimidine synthase ThiC, giving the protein MTTVSEKNIIIMTSFDGSKKVYVEGTRPDILVPMREIQLSPTTGSFGEEDNAPVRVYDTSGPYTDPTYKVDITKGLPALRSAWIKERGDVEEYEGRTIKPEDNGFRKADDPRMKENVFPELSRKPLRAKKGRNVTQLHYARQGIITPEMEFVAIREHVEPEFVRAEIAAGRAIMPSNINHPEAEPMIIGRNFHVKINANIGNSAVSSSIAEEVEKMTWATRWGADNIMDLSTGKHIHTTREWIIRNAAVPVGTVPIYQALEKVNGVAEDLTWEVYRDTLIEQAEQGVDYFTIHAGVLLRYVPLTANRVTGIVSRGGSIMAQWCLFHHQENFLYTHFEEICEIMKMYDVAFSLGDGLRPGSIADANDEAQFAELDTLGELTQIAWKHDVQVMVEGPGHVPMHLIKENMDKQLEVCKEAPFYTLGPLTTDIAPGYDHITSAIGAAMIGWFGTAMLCYVTPKEHLGLPNREDVRVGVITYKIAAHAADLAKGHPGAQQRDDALSKARFEFRWRDQFNLSLDPERAVEYHDETLPAEGAKTAHFCSMCGPKFCSMRISQDIRNYAKEKDLNTTEAIHQGMKEKAQEFKEAGSRLYQ